The Staphylothermus marinus F1 genome has a segment encoding these proteins:
- a CDS encoding elongation factor EF-2: protein MVRYKQTMEILKIMRNLEQVRNIGITAHVDHGKTTLSDSLLAAAGIISEKIAGEALALDYLDVEQRRGITVKSANISLYHEYKGKPYVINLIDTPGHVDFSAKTTRAMRVIDGAILVVDAVEGVMTQTEMYLRAALEERVRPVLFINKVDRLIKELRLSPQEIQQRFVQIIKEVNQLIAMYADKEFKTKWQLDPAKGQVAFGSARDRWGFTVPMAKQKGIKFSDIVDLYKKGKEALPELQKLAPLHEAVLDMVVKFIPNPREAQKYRLPKIWHGDLNSEIGKAMLETDPNGPLVMLVNDVRIDPHAGLVATGRVFSGTLRAGEEVWLVNARMKQKVLQVSLYMGPYRELADEIVAGNIAAVLGLDKARAGETVVAVEYKDMMTPFEKLRMISEPVVTVAIEPKNPRDLPKLIDALHKLSIEDPSLVVRINEETGEYLLSGMGPLHIEIALTFLKENYGLDVIASQPIIVYRESIRDKSRVFEGKSPNKHNKLYISVEPLDEKTISLIHDGIITEDMDPKQRAKVLREEAGWPTDQARRIWAIDENINVFVDLTTGVQHLREVKDTIIQGFRLAMREGPLAMEPVRGVKVILHDAIIHEDPAHRGPGQIYPAVRNAIYAGMLTAKPTLLEPIQKLDIKAPMEYLGNITTIITKKRGKILQVLQQGAVARIIAEIPVAETFDLAEQLRGATAGKAIWGQEFSRWAPVPDSMLLDLVRKIRERKGLKPEPPRPEDFIGF from the coding sequence ATGGTTCGATACAAGCAAACAATGGAAATACTTAAAATAATGAGAAATCTTGAACAAGTAAGAAACATAGGTATTACTGCTCACGTAGACCACGGCAAAACAACATTATCTGACAGCTTATTGGCAGCAGCAGGTATAATTTCAGAGAAAATAGCAGGCGAAGCTCTAGCACTAGACTACCTAGATGTTGAGCAGAGAAGAGGAATAACAGTTAAGTCAGCAAACATTAGCCTATACCACGAATACAAGGGTAAACCATATGTTATCAACTTAATAGACACTCCTGGACACGTAGATTTCTCCGCAAAAACAACTCGTGCAATGAGAGTAATTGATGGAGCAATCCTAGTTGTTGACGCTGTAGAAGGTGTTATGACTCAGACAGAAATGTATCTCAGAGCAGCACTTGAAGAACGTGTGAGACCAGTTTTATTCATAAACAAAGTAGATAGATTAATCAAAGAATTAAGATTATCACCACAAGAAATACAGCAGAGATTTGTCCAGATAATTAAGGAAGTAAACCAATTAATAGCAATGTATGCTGATAAAGAATTCAAGACAAAATGGCAACTAGATCCTGCTAAGGGACAAGTAGCTTTTGGATCAGCACGTGATAGATGGGGATTTACTGTTCCAATGGCTAAGCAGAAGGGTATAAAGTTCAGCGATATAGTTGATCTATATAAGAAGGGAAAAGAAGCCTTACCAGAACTACAGAAACTTGCTCCTCTACACGAAGCCGTTCTAGATATGGTTGTAAAGTTTATTCCTAACCCACGTGAAGCCCAGAAGTATAGATTGCCTAAGATATGGCATGGCGACCTAAACTCTGAAATCGGCAAGGCAATGCTGGAAACAGATCCTAATGGACCACTTGTTATGCTCGTAAACGATGTAAGGATCGATCCACATGCAGGATTAGTTGCTACAGGCAGAGTATTCTCTGGAACACTTCGTGCAGGAGAAGAAGTCTGGTTAGTGAACGCTAGAATGAAACAGAAAGTTCTACAAGTAAGCCTCTATATGGGACCTTATCGTGAATTAGCCGATGAAATAGTTGCTGGAAACATTGCAGCAGTGCTAGGATTAGATAAGGCTCGTGCTGGAGAAACTGTTGTAGCTGTTGAGTACAAGGATATGATGACGCCCTTCGAAAAGCTTAGAATGATTAGTGAACCGGTAGTTACTGTAGCTATAGAGCCTAAGAATCCACGTGATCTACCAAAGCTTATTGATGCACTCCATAAGCTGAGCATTGAGGATCCAAGTCTTGTTGTACGAATCAATGAGGAAACAGGTGAATACCTACTAAGTGGTATGGGACCACTACATATTGAGATAGCCTTAACGTTTCTAAAAGAAAACTATGGATTAGATGTTATTGCTTCACAACCGATCATAGTGTATCGTGAAAGCATTCGTGATAAGAGCCGGGTATTTGAGGGTAAATCACCTAATAAGCATAACAAGCTATATATTAGTGTTGAGCCTTTAGATGAGAAAACAATATCGTTAATTCATGATGGAATTATAACTGAAGATATGGATCCTAAGCAGAGAGCTAAGGTTCTCAGAGAAGAAGCTGGATGGCCCACTGATCAAGCTAGGCGTATATGGGCTATTGATGAAAACATCAATGTCTTCGTAGATTTAACTACTGGTGTACAGCATCTTAGAGAGGTTAAGGATACAATTATTCAAGGATTCAGATTAGCAATGAGAGAAGGGCCACTAGCTATGGAGCCTGTTCGTGGAGTAAAGGTTATATTACATGATGCTATAATCCATGAAGACCCGGCACACCGTGGTCCTGGACAAATATATCCCGCTGTTCGCAACGCTATATATGCTGGTATGTTAACTGCTAAGCCAACATTGTTAGAGCCTATACAGAAACTAGATATTAAAGCACCTATGGAGTATCTTGGAAATATAACTACTATAATCACGAAGAAACGTGGTAAAATCCTGCAAGTCCTACAACAAGGCGCTGTTGCTAGAATAATTGCTGAGATACCAGTTGCTGAAACATTTGATCTTGCTGAGCAACTGC